A DNA window from Vibrio tarriae contains the following coding sequences:
- the yccS gene encoding YccS family putative transporter, translating to MPKINQLRLYWANKTVNYSVLILLTLLGVVIPAWYYQLNTWITPLILGVIAAALADRDDRFSGRLKSITLTLICFAIAAFSIEILFQTPWLFALGLFTSSFGFIMLGAMGARYASIAFASLLIAVYTMLGAHQSTNIWFQPLLLLSGSAWYYLMSMLWHAFWPMQPVQQNLANVFLQLANYLEAKSTLFHPVSNMIPQPHRIIEANLNAATVNALNQCKAVFLTRSKRGHVDSASDRFLNIYFLAQDIHERVSSSHYRYQELADHFGRSDILFRFKYLLETQAKACRDIAQSIRLGHSYQHDSASIVALDELQLSLSYLRQQERRDWKSLLGQLGYLFNNLATVEKQLSNVSNPDVAKPEEGVLDDTEAHTLGSMWQRIRANLNKDSLLFRHALRLSTTLTLGYAIIQGFGIERGYWILLTTLFVCQPNYAATKQKLTARIIGTLAGLLIGVPLLTFFPSQESQLVFIVFSGVMFFAFRLNNYGYATGFITLLVLFCFNQLGEGYAVVLPRLADTLIGCALAVAAVVLILPDWQSKRLHKVMAEAIDANKQYLAQIIGQYRIGKKDSLSYRIARRHAHNQDAALSAAVTNMLAEPGRYRAAADESFRFLTLNHALLSYISALGAHRTRLDDETVHQLVLDSHRVIHQHLDLLHQQLSNHCEECDTSGIDSSGLEKRLAEWREDDEGSARMVLQQLHLIYRMLPELHTLASKFAVKVDSQSD from the coding sequence GTGCCGAAAATTAACCAACTGCGCCTGTATTGGGCGAATAAAACTGTTAACTACAGTGTCTTGATCTTATTGACTTTACTGGGTGTGGTGATCCCCGCTTGGTATTATCAGCTCAACACTTGGATCACCCCTTTGATTCTCGGGGTGATTGCCGCGGCACTCGCCGATCGAGATGACCGCTTTAGTGGCCGTTTGAAATCCATCACTCTTACCTTGATCTGTTTTGCGATTGCCGCCTTCTCGATTGAAATTCTGTTTCAAACCCCGTGGCTGTTTGCGCTTGGCCTTTTCACCTCAAGTTTTGGTTTTATCATGCTCGGCGCTATGGGAGCTCGCTACGCCAGCATAGCGTTTGCTTCTCTGTTGATTGCCGTGTACACCATGCTCGGTGCCCATCAAAGCACTAATATCTGGTTTCAGCCGTTACTTTTACTCAGCGGCAGCGCTTGGTACTACTTGATGTCGATGCTGTGGCATGCCTTTTGGCCAATGCAGCCCGTACAACAAAACCTCGCTAATGTGTTTCTACAACTGGCCAATTATTTAGAGGCGAAATCCACCCTTTTCCACCCGGTTTCCAACATGATTCCGCAGCCCCACCGGATCATTGAGGCCAATCTTAACGCCGCGACAGTCAATGCGTTAAACCAGTGCAAGGCGGTGTTTCTGACCCGATCCAAACGGGGGCATGTGGACAGCGCCAGCGATCGCTTTTTAAACATCTATTTTCTGGCGCAAGACATTCACGAACGAGTGAGCTCCAGCCATTACCGTTACCAAGAGCTGGCCGATCACTTTGGCCGCTCAGACATTCTGTTCCGCTTTAAATATTTATTAGAGACGCAAGCGAAAGCGTGCCGTGATATCGCTCAATCGATTCGCCTTGGACACAGTTACCAACACGACTCCGCTTCGATTGTCGCGTTGGATGAACTGCAGTTATCACTCAGCTATCTTCGCCAACAAGAGAGACGAGACTGGAAAAGTCTTTTGGGTCAGTTAGGCTATCTATTCAATAACTTAGCGACCGTTGAAAAACAGCTCAGTAACGTCAGCAACCCGGATGTGGCCAAACCCGAAGAAGGGGTACTGGATGACACTGAAGCGCACACCTTAGGCAGCATGTGGCAACGTATTCGCGCCAATCTCAATAAAGATTCGCTGTTATTTCGTCATGCGCTGCGCTTGTCTACCACCCTAACGCTGGGCTATGCGATCATTCAAGGGTTTGGCATTGAGCGCGGTTACTGGATTTTGCTCACCACCCTGTTTGTTTGCCAGCCAAACTACGCCGCAACCAAGCAAAAACTCACCGCGCGGATCATTGGCACCTTAGCCGGCTTGCTGATTGGCGTGCCGCTACTCACCTTCTTCCCATCACAAGAGAGCCAATTGGTGTTTATTGTCTTCTCCGGTGTGATGTTTTTTGCGTTTCGCCTCAACAACTACGGCTACGCGACCGGTTTTATCACCTTATTGGTGCTGTTTTGTTTCAATCAGTTAGGTGAAGGCTATGCGGTGGTATTACCAAGATTGGCGGATACCCTCATTGGCTGCGCCTTAGCGGTAGCGGCCGTGGTGCTCATTCTGCCGGACTGGCAATCGAAACGGCTGCATAAAGTGATGGCGGAAGCAATTGATGCCAATAAGCAGTACTTGGCGCAGATCATTGGTCAATATCGGATTGGTAAAAAAGACAGCTTGAGTTACCGGATTGCGCGGCGTCATGCCCACAACCAAGATGCCGCACTTTCTGCCGCGGTCACCAATATGCTGGCAGAACCGGGGCGTTATCGTGCGGCGGCCGATGAGAGCTTTCGTTTCCTGACTCTTAACCACGCGCTGCTCAGTTATATCTCAGCGCTTGGAGCGCATCGAACCCGACTGGATGATGAAACCGTGCATCAGTTGGTACTCGATTCACATCGCGTGATCCATCAGCATCTCGACTTGCTGCATCAACAGTTGTCCAACCACTGTGAAGAGTGTGATACCAGCGGTATTGATAGCTCAGGATTAGAGAAAC